The following proteins are co-located in the Blastopirellula marina genome:
- a CDS encoding helix-turn-helix domain-containing protein, with amino-acid sequence MIAVTRYNSQPAWANGYHTESNHVQLFAEGASLDYRAVANAWWYVIQLRREWLQLQSLQILKKEVDFPCHGAANLIASEFNVMQLVRQLNAIFFSPWPQITNQPLYAQTLLIDAVLTVLSDATPVETKLRQAAERQAKFMRSIESYLSLHLAEPFYVQNMVKSTKIDERTLQRHCRQIYGLTPVQLFGVARLNQIRRELQSADRENACIRSLIERFGVVHQGRFSVEYRKHFGEHPTETLKRY; translated from the coding sequence ATGATTGCGGTCACACGCTATAACAGCCAGCCTGCGTGGGCCAACGGTTACCACACGGAATCGAATCATGTCCAACTCTTTGCCGAGGGAGCGTCGCTCGATTACCGAGCCGTCGCCAACGCCTGGTGGTATGTGATTCAGCTACGCCGCGAATGGCTGCAACTGCAATCGCTGCAGATTCTGAAGAAGGAGGTCGACTTTCCATGTCATGGTGCGGCTAACCTGATCGCCTCCGAGTTCAATGTCATGCAGTTGGTCCGCCAATTGAATGCCATCTTCTTTTCACCTTGGCCCCAGATCACAAATCAGCCACTATATGCTCAAACTTTGCTCATCGATGCGGTGCTGACCGTTCTAAGCGACGCGACGCCGGTGGAAACCAAACTACGTCAAGCTGCTGAGCGGCAGGCCAAGTTCATGCGGTCGATCGAGAGCTATTTAAGCTTGCACTTGGCCGAACCGTTCTATGTGCAAAACATGGTCAAGTCGACCAAGATCGACGAACGCACGTTGCAACGTCATTGCCGGCAGATCTACGGGCTAACGCCGGTACAGTTATTTGGCGTGGCGCGGCTTAACCAGATTCGCCGCGAGTTGCAGTCCGCCGACCGCGAAAACGCGTGCATCCGCAGCCTGATCGAACGCTTTGGTGTGGTGCATCAAGGGCGATTTTCCGTGGAGTATCGCAAGCATTTCGGCGAGCATCCAACCGAAACGTTAAAGCGATATTGA
- a CDS encoding Gfo/Idh/MocA family protein — MSHSHQTTRRRFLQGMAAAGAAAVVVPSANRAFGYQNANDRPAFATIGLRNQGWTITSKTLPYADFVALADVDENVLADNVEKVKKRQDGKAPDSYGDYRKVLDRNDIDAVMIATPDHWHTKVAVEAMYAGKDVYCEKPLTLTIDEGKLIEKVVKETGRVFQVGTMQRSECDNRFLQAIALIRDGRIGDVQKVTCGINGMSPSPEIPVAEVPKGLDWDFWLGPAQKCDYRALPEMREGYGGGVPLYSNCHYSFRDWHEYSGGKLTDWGAHHVDIACWALGATETGPSKITPLDYKLGCEYEKGYPVVHDRYNVATQFNIQVDMPKNVEMIITSEGDNGILFEGTKGRFFVNRGKIVGKPVEDLASNPLPDDAVEAVYGGPIPANHSVNFIECMTSRKTPISDVWSHNRMLEICHLSNIAMRLGRPMKWDPEKREIIGDAEANTFLSRENRKGYEIKT; from the coding sequence ATGTCGCATTCTCATCAAACGACTCGTCGTCGCTTTCTGCAAGGCATGGCCGCGGCTGGTGCTGCCGCGGTTGTTGTCCCGTCGGCTAATCGAGCCTTCGGTTATCAGAACGCGAACGACCGACCCGCCTTCGCCACGATTGGCCTTCGCAACCAAGGCTGGACCATCACCTCGAAGACGCTGCCGTACGCCGACTTCGTGGCGTTGGCCGACGTCGACGAAAACGTGCTGGCCGACAACGTCGAGAAGGTTAAGAAACGTCAAGATGGCAAGGCTCCTGATTCGTACGGCGACTACCGCAAGGTGCTCGATCGGAATGATATCGACGCCGTGATGATCGCCACGCCGGATCACTGGCACACCAAAGTCGCCGTCGAAGCGATGTACGCTGGCAAAGACGTCTACTGCGAAAAGCCGCTGACGCTGACCATCGACGAAGGTAAGCTGATCGAAAAGGTGGTCAAGGAAACTGGCCGCGTTTTCCAGGTCGGTACGATGCAGCGTAGCGAATGCGACAATCGCTTCCTGCAAGCGATCGCGCTGATTCGCGATGGTCGCATCGGCGACGTGCAGAAGGTGACCTGTGGTATTAACGGCATGAGCCCCTCGCCTGAGATTCCGGTTGCTGAAGTGCCGAAGGGACTCGACTGGGACTTCTGGCTCGGCCCAGCTCAAAAGTGCGATTATCGGGCTTTGCCAGAAATGCGCGAAGGTTACGGCGGCGGCGTTCCGCTGTACAGCAACTGCCACTACTCGTTCCGTGATTGGCACGAATACTCTGGTGGTAAGCTAACCGACTGGGGTGCTCACCACGTCGACATCGCCTGCTGGGCGCTTGGTGCCACGGAAACGGGCCCCAGCAAAATCACCCCGCTCGACTACAAGCTGGGCTGCGAATACGAGAAGGGCTATCCCGTGGTCCACGATCGTTACAACGTCGCGACGCAGTTCAACATTCAGGTCGACATGCCAAAGAATGTGGAAATGATCATCACCAGTGAAGGGGACAACGGTATCTTGTTCGAAGGTACCAAGGGTCGCTTCTTCGTGAATCGTGGCAAGATCGTCGGCAAACCTGTCGAAGACCTGGCCTCGAACCCGCTGCCTGACGACGCCGTCGAAGCAGTCTACGGTGGTCCGATTCCGGCTAACCACAGCGTAAACTTCATCGAATGTATGACTTCGCGCAAGACGCCGATCTCGGACGTCTGGTCGCACAATCGCATGCTCGAGATCTGCCATCTCTCGAACATCGCCATGCGTTTGGGTCGCCCGATGAAGTGGGATCCAGAAAAGCGCGAGATCATCGGCGACGCCGAAGCCAACACGTTCCTCTCGCGCGAAAACCGCAAGGGCTACGAGATCAAGACTTAG
- a CDS encoding lactate/malate dehydrogenase family protein: protein MKITIVGTGKVGSAIAFAATVNPPASELLLLNRSRHKAEGDAIDLANASAMRNSNMRIRAGDIADSAGSDIIIFTASVPYGDPNRKRSELAADNRAIVEEWIPPLAEVSPGAILLMVSNPVDALTYAAIQLSGFPPERVIGTGTLLDSVRYRALLSAELEIHPDDIRAYILGEHGDTQFAAYSVAMTGGQRFYPSDMSARLFQKTVNMGYEVSGMKGYTNYGIALATMMIVDSIVYDLRHTMPVSVLIDGYFGVSDVCLSLPTVIGRQGVTRVLQPPLSEEEQASFRHSADAVKSCIASMGTF, encoded by the coding sequence ATGAAGATCACCATCGTCGGCACCGGAAAAGTTGGGTCGGCCATCGCGTTTGCCGCGACGGTCAATCCGCCGGCCAGTGAACTGTTGTTGCTCAATCGCAGTCGTCACAAGGCAGAAGGCGACGCGATCGATCTGGCCAATGCCAGTGCGATGCGAAACAGCAACATGCGGATTCGCGCCGGCGACATCGCGGACTCGGCAGGCTCCGATATTATTATCTTCACGGCGTCGGTTCCGTATGGTGATCCTAATCGTAAACGGTCGGAACTGGCCGCCGATAACCGGGCAATCGTCGAAGAGTGGATTCCACCTTTGGCTGAGGTCAGCCCCGGTGCCATTTTGCTGATGGTCAGCAATCCGGTTGATGCGTTGACCTACGCGGCGATTCAACTGTCGGGCTTTCCGCCAGAACGAGTGATCGGCACCGGGACATTGCTCGATAGCGTTCGTTACCGCGCGCTGCTGTCGGCCGAACTGGAGATTCATCCCGACGATATTCGGGCTTACATTTTGGGGGAACATGGCGATACGCAATTCGCCGCGTATTCGGTCGCGATGACCGGTGGTCAGCGGTTCTATCCCAGTGACATGTCGGCCCGCCTGTTCCAGAAAACCGTGAATATGGGTTACGAGGTCTCTGGAATGAAAGGGTACACCAACTACGGGATTGCCCTCGCAACGATGATGATCGTCGATAGCATCGTCTATGACTTGCGGCACACTATGCCGGTCAGTGTGTTGATTGACGGATACTTTGGCGTGAGCGACGTCTGTTTGTCGTTGCCGACAGTGATCGGACGGCAAGGGGTGACCCGTGTACTGCAACCGCCGCTGTCGGAAGAGGAACAAGCCTCGTTTCGGCACTCGGCAGACGCTGTAAAGTCGTGCATCGCGTCGATGGGGACGTTTTGA
- a CDS encoding helicase: protein MRRNFFRSVGWALAEDGALITRSVTVGGKNKSELLDELHANQVELNEAARTLFADVRFTASAETNSLETVECSVAELGFINGGLIEAITSKAITRGLMPCSLEVGPYMRLQYLDQAEGAIDQPKTQHCAPPGSITIVSPPLDFSDETPKGFYLRRIDGVLWLRGYTAGLDHRWSADDRLLFAKAQ from the coding sequence TTGAGAAGGAATTTTTTTCGCTCGGTTGGGTGGGCCTTGGCGGAGGATGGAGCGTTGATCACGCGGTCGGTTACGGTTGGTGGCAAGAATAAGTCAGAGCTACTCGATGAACTACATGCGAACCAAGTCGAACTGAACGAAGCGGCCCGCACGCTTTTTGCTGACGTTCGGTTCACAGCATCGGCGGAAACGAACTCGCTGGAAACCGTCGAATGTTCGGTGGCGGAGTTAGGTTTCATCAACGGCGGGCTGATCGAAGCGATCACCAGCAAGGCAATCACCCGAGGACTTATGCCCTGTTCCTTAGAGGTGGGGCCTTACATGCGGCTACAGTATCTCGACCAGGCGGAAGGGGCGATTGATCAGCCGAAAACACAACATTGCGCCCCGCCGGGTTCGATCACGATTGTCTCGCCGCCGCTCGATTTCAGCGACGAAACGCCCAAGGGCTTCTATCTGCGGCGGATTGATGGTGTCTTGTGGCTTCGCGGCTACACGGCCGGCCTCGACCATCGCTGGAGTGCGGACGATCGATTGTTGTTCGCCAAAGCTCAGTAA
- a CDS encoding ABC transporter ATP-binding protein, which yields MSIPALQTEKLTKRFDTEDVLRGIDLTIEPGQVVGLIGTNAAGKTTLIKCLLGLLRATTGSCSLLGEDSWNLSGATKARIGYVSQDFELLPWMTVQGMCDYTGAFYQMWHPQHVERLLGEWQLPRDKRVGALSVGQRQKLAVILAMGHQPELLMLDEPVASLDPFARRQFLQSLVQFTEAEQNTVLFSTHITSDLERIASHVAILRDGQLAWYGPLDTLKEGCKRLRIYRDKPLPPNFLVPGAIRYEMNGQRALVSVAHMNDDLRETIAQQWQADVQVEDLNLEEIFLEWTGSMDSPADEVLS from the coding sequence GTGAGCATCCCAGCCCTGCAGACCGAGAAGTTGACCAAGCGTTTCGACACCGAGGATGTCCTCCGTGGGATCGATCTAACCATCGAGCCAGGCCAAGTGGTCGGGCTGATCGGCACCAACGCGGCCGGTAAGACCACATTAATCAAGTGCCTACTCGGCCTGCTTCGGGCCACAACCGGCTCGTGCAGCTTGTTGGGAGAGGACTCATGGAACCTCAGCGGGGCTACCAAAGCCCGCATCGGTTACGTTTCGCAAGACTTCGAGCTCCTTCCCTGGATGACCGTCCAAGGAATGTGCGATTACACCGGGGCGTTCTACCAAATGTGGCATCCACAGCATGTCGAGCGTCTGCTAGGCGAGTGGCAACTGCCACGCGACAAACGAGTTGGAGCCCTCTCGGTCGGGCAGCGGCAGAAGCTGGCCGTCATCCTGGCGATGGGGCATCAGCCGGAACTGTTGATGCTCGACGAGCCGGTCGCCAGCCTCGATCCGTTCGCCCGACGGCAGTTCCTGCAATCGCTCGTGCAGTTCACCGAGGCGGAACAAAACACGGTCCTCTTTTCTACGCATATCACCTCCGACCTGGAACGAATCGCATCGCATGTGGCCATCCTGCGCGATGGGCAACTGGCCTGGTATGGGCCACTCGATACGCTCAAGGAAGGTTGCAAGCGACTGCGAATCTACCGCGATAAACCACTGCCGCCGAATTTTCTGGTGCCAGGGGCGATTCGCTATGAAATGAACGGCCAACGAGCGCTCGTTTCCGTGGCCCACATGAACGACGATCTCCGTGAAACAATCGCCCAGCAGTGGCAAGCCGATGTCCAAGTCGAAGATTTGAACCTGGAAGAGATCTTCCTGGAATGGACCGGCAGCATGGACAGCCCAGCCGACGAGGTATTGTCATGA
- a CDS encoding GntR family transcriptional regulator, which yields MTIEPTQFEVQPSSGVPIYRQIISQVEAMIVGARLKEGEMLPSVREMATSLGVNPMTISKAYARLEADNIVERVRGKGMMVRPLSLNGSKSQRLEEVRPSVRAAVVHGRQLGLTNEQIMELVRQILQEIPE from the coding sequence ATGACCATCGAGCCAACTCAATTTGAAGTTCAGCCATCCTCCGGGGTGCCGATCTATCGCCAGATCATCAGTCAGGTCGAAGCGATGATTGTCGGCGCGCGGCTGAAAGAAGGGGAAATGCTGCCTAGCGTTCGCGAAATGGCGACTTCGCTGGGTGTGAATCCCATGACCATCTCGAAAGCATATGCCCGGCTTGAGGCCGACAACATCGTCGAACGAGTCCGGGGCAAAGGCATGATGGTTCGTCCGTTGTCACTCAACGGCAGCAAGTCACAGCGTCTCGAAGAAGTCCGTCCCAGCGTGCGTGCGGCCGTCGTCCATGGCCGGCAATTGGGTCTTACCAACGAGCAGATTATGGAACTGGTTCGCCAAATCCTTCAGGAGATTCCCGAGTGA
- a CDS encoding PhnD/SsuA/transferrin family substrate-binding protein, translated as MHKFSSRITVLAALLLINCLAGIVAAEEKPLTLVVMDPLAAPLSCPCVEGYAQRKYEHLEGFLEKQLGRSVHLLFTESLETLKEEDLAGGTIDLIIGKDSVARYDAKLKKMTVTPLGRLTDKKGGTSQYGMIVVPKDDAAQSPADLKGYQIYFGAIDAQEKHEAAIELLTKAGIEIPEKLEISQACSDGACKILELEGPTKGAAVISSYAAPLLEGCGTIKKGDLRVIGKTKQVPFITAFATNHVSSDEQKRVKDALLMVATDPELCTQLETLVGFLPMEEPVAKKK; from the coding sequence ATGCATAAGTTCTCAAGCCGCATCACTGTGCTGGCGGCTTTACTGTTGATCAACTGTTTGGCGGGGATCGTCGCCGCTGAAGAGAAACCGCTGACACTGGTCGTCATGGACCCGCTGGCCGCTCCCCTTTCCTGTCCTTGCGTGGAAGGTTACGCCCAGCGGAAGTACGAGCATCTGGAGGGATTTCTCGAGAAACAGCTCGGTCGATCGGTCCATTTGCTGTTCACCGAATCGTTGGAAACGCTGAAAGAGGAAGACCTTGCTGGCGGCACCATCGATTTGATCATCGGGAAGGACTCGGTTGCGCGGTACGATGCGAAGCTGAAAAAAATGACGGTCACGCCGCTCGGCCGGCTGACCGACAAGAAGGGTGGCACGTCGCAGTATGGAATGATCGTGGTCCCAAAGGATGACGCTGCCCAGAGCCCTGCCGACCTGAAAGGGTACCAGATCTATTTCGGGGCGATCGATGCGCAAGAGAAGCACGAAGCCGCGATCGAACTGCTCACCAAGGCAGGGATCGAAATCCCCGAGAAGCTTGAAATTTCTCAGGCTTGTAGCGATGGAGCCTGCAAAATCTTGGAATTGGAAGGTCCGACCAAGGGAGCCGCGGTGATCTCAAGCTACGCTGCGCCCCTGTTGGAAGGCTGCGGAACGATCAAAAAAGGAGATCTGCGCGTCATCGGAAAAACGAAACAGGTGCCTTTCATCACCGCGTTCGCGACCAATCATGTTTCCAGCGACGAGCAAAAGCGGGTCAAGGATGCCTTGTTGATGGTGGCGACCGATCCCGAACTTTGCACCCAGTTGGAAACACTGGTCGGTTTCCTGCCGATGGAAGAACCGGTCGCAAAAAAAAAGTAG
- a CDS encoding PQQ-binding-like beta-propeller repeat protein, with translation MPSKLAAEPQLVWKTLLPSGGLGGIAANDKFVILGHRDFSDFQDVFHCLDATTGKSLWQIEYLAVDNLDYGQSPRTTPSIVGDQVVLLGAMGDLHCVELATGKILWHHNLKTKFAVTGDLPWGYCGSPLIVDEKVIVEAGGAEASLVAFDLKSGKIVWQTPGKAPSYGSLNIGQLGGRTQIVGHDATTLGGWDVDTGKRLWTLTPPIEGDFNVPTPLILDGKLLVATENNGTRLYQFQTDGTIDPTPVMENNRLTPDMSTPVVVGNRLFCVNRFLYCLDLNRGLKELSRKRDKVLGDYAAMIADDAHLLVFGDGEILLVDATQDDCPIVARQKFSDTKVDVFSHPALVGDKLFLRSGEIVYCWSLASTDNAKANQ, from the coding sequence TTGCCCAGCAAGCTCGCTGCTGAACCACAGCTGGTCTGGAAAACGTTGCTTCCCAGCGGCGGCTTAGGAGGCATCGCGGCCAACGACAAGTTTGTCATTCTTGGGCATCGCGATTTCAGTGACTTTCAGGATGTCTTTCACTGTCTCGATGCGACAACCGGCAAGTCGCTCTGGCAGATCGAATACCTGGCCGTTGATAATCTCGACTACGGTCAGTCGCCACGCACAACCCCTAGCATCGTTGGCGACCAAGTCGTTCTGCTCGGAGCGATGGGGGATTTGCACTGCGTCGAATTGGCGACCGGCAAGATCTTGTGGCACCACAATCTAAAAACCAAGTTTGCTGTGACCGGCGATCTGCCGTGGGGTTATTGTGGTTCCCCTTTAATTGTCGATGAGAAGGTGATTGTCGAAGCTGGTGGGGCGGAAGCTTCATTAGTGGCTTTTGATTTGAAGAGTGGCAAAATCGTTTGGCAGACGCCCGGCAAGGCGCCCTCGTACGGTTCACTGAACATTGGCCAGCTCGGCGGTCGAACGCAAATCGTCGGCCACGACGCAACCACGCTTGGCGGCTGGGACGTCGACACGGGCAAACGTTTGTGGACGCTAACGCCACCAATTGAAGGTGACTTCAACGTGCCGACTCCGCTGATTCTTGACGGCAAGCTGCTAGTCGCGACCGAAAACAACGGCACGCGGCTTTATCAATTTCAAACGGATGGGACCATCGATCCGACGCCGGTGATGGAGAACAACAGGCTGACGCCTGACATGAGTACTCCCGTGGTGGTCGGCAATCGGCTGTTCTGCGTGAATCGTTTTCTGTACTGCCTTGATCTGAATCGAGGACTGAAAGAGCTATCGCGAAAGCGAGACAAGGTACTCGGAGACTACGCCGCGATGATTGCCGATGACGCACACTTGCTGGTCTTTGGTGACGGCGAAATTCTGTTAGTCGATGCCACCCAGGACGATTGTCCGATTGTCGCCCGGCAGAAGTTTTCGGATACCAAGGTCGATGTATTCTCGCACCCAGCTTTGGTTGGCGACAAATTGTTTCTGCGTAGCGGCGAGATTGTCTACTGCTGGTCTCTGGCGTCGACGGACAATGCGAAGGCAAACCAGTAG
- a CDS encoding sphingomyelin phosphodiesterase yields the protein MHRVGSWLAVYGGLCLLGCASPNRQATIGSPTPDTVQVPSRVQIDLSQSTPKPARPQTLSVVSYNVHLLPSVALPFAGERSAAAYRAEKIAEQLAGYDLIALNEAFDATHRQKVIDQLQAETGNGYHVADGPGRSGSHLIGGGLLVLSKYPILETHTHTYQNSTRFLTHGFKSDGFAAKGALHVRVLVDLPSQLAVDCFVTHLDSQSASVRELQLKEFCQFVSHHQHSDNPAVLLGDFNITAEPLGGAETEYANLMTSIDQLRSVPFVDAAQRVAYGPAGSSNALADDGGRRIDYLFYSNSDRPFATQLTRVQARHLPLLDEQVPEGSLSDHLAVACEFRLVSKHAAVVPTSKWQLPR from the coding sequence ATGCATCGCGTTGGGTCATGGTTGGCAGTTTACGGAGGGTTGTGCCTCTTGGGCTGCGCCAGTCCCAACCGCCAAGCTACGATTGGTTCCCCTACGCCAGACACCGTTCAGGTTCCTAGCCGCGTGCAAATCGACTTGTCACAATCAACGCCAAAGCCAGCTCGTCCACAAACGTTGTCGGTCGTTTCTTACAATGTCCATTTGTTGCCCAGCGTCGCGCTTCCGTTTGCAGGCGAACGTAGCGCGGCTGCATATCGTGCTGAGAAGATCGCAGAGCAGCTCGCCGGTTATGATCTGATTGCCCTCAACGAAGCCTTTGACGCGACCCACCGTCAAAAGGTGATCGATCAATTGCAAGCTGAGACGGGAAATGGCTATCACGTGGCGGACGGTCCAGGCCGATCAGGCAGTCATTTGATTGGGGGCGGCCTGCTAGTGCTTTCCAAATATCCGATCTTGGAAACACACACGCACACGTATCAAAACTCGACCCGCTTCCTGACGCACGGATTCAAATCGGACGGTTTTGCGGCGAAAGGGGCATTGCATGTTCGTGTGCTGGTCGACTTGCCTTCGCAGTTAGCGGTTGATTGTTTTGTCACGCATCTCGACAGTCAATCGGCCAGCGTCCGTGAGTTGCAGCTGAAAGAGTTCTGTCAGTTCGTATCACACCATCAACATAGTGATAATCCGGCGGTGCTGCTGGGAGACTTTAATATTACGGCCGAACCGTTAGGAGGCGCGGAGACTGAGTACGCCAACCTAATGACCAGCATCGACCAGCTGCGGAGTGTCCCGTTCGTCGATGCCGCGCAGCGCGTCGCGTACGGGCCAGCGGGAAGCAGCAATGCACTGGCCGACGATGGTGGCCGCAGGATCGATTACCTGTTTTATTCCAACTCCGATCGTCCCTTTGCCACGCAACTTACGCGCGTTCAAGCGCGGCATCTTCCGTTGTTGGACGAACAAGTTCCGGAAGGTTCGCTTTCCGATCACTTGGCCGTGGCGTGCGAGTTCCGCTTGGTCAGTAAGCATGCGGCCGTTGTCCCGACATCGAAGTGGCAGCTTCCACGATAG
- a CDS encoding MFS transporter: MLDIMPAPPETTSPTDVAAEPTFKTVQQYIDEVPMWADGTDTTSSPMTHMQWRIWWLAAAGKFFEGLVVFMTGVALPLIAKEFSLGPSAHGLVGAASLLGILVGATALGGLSDYFGRKPIFVVEMAIFTAFLIAITFSTSFLFLVICLFGLGLALGADYPTAHLIISESMPSNTRGKFILGAFGFQAVGALVGAGIGYLILDQFPSIGDWRWMYATAIIPAVFITIARLTITESGHWLCAQGKYQTAERETLRLLTRKPRYPKQVILDQSAVSTTDGDENSGGYAELFSGKNLRATILTSVPWFLQDLGTYGLGIFTPTIIASAIGHKKEHATSVADLIQNDMIAAKGMALIDLLLIVGIVFAALLADRVGRIKLQVAGFVGCALGLLLASFSVDYIGNEKLYFIFAGFMVFSFMTNLGPNAQTYLIAGEVFPTNIRGKGAGFAASFAKIGAVITAFLFPILLADIGIRYLLYILIATSLCGAVVTWMNRIETAGLSLEELETT, translated from the coding sequence ATGCTCGATATAATGCCAGCGCCACCCGAGACAACATCGCCTACCGATGTCGCTGCCGAACCGACTTTCAAGACGGTGCAGCAGTACATCGACGAAGTCCCGATGTGGGCCGACGGAACCGACACGACCTCCTCGCCGATGACCCACATGCAGTGGCGAATCTGGTGGTTGGCCGCCGCTGGCAAGTTCTTCGAAGGACTTGTTGTCTTCATGACCGGTGTGGCGTTGCCGCTGATTGCCAAAGAGTTTTCGCTCGGCCCCTCCGCCCACGGCCTAGTAGGTGCTGCTTCGCTCTTAGGTATTCTGGTCGGCGCGACGGCACTAGGTGGGCTTTCCGACTACTTTGGACGCAAGCCGATTTTCGTCGTCGAGATGGCGATCTTCACCGCGTTTCTGATTGCGATCACCTTCAGTACCAGCTTCCTATTCCTGGTCATCTGCTTATTCGGACTCGGCTTGGCGCTGGGTGCCGACTATCCGACGGCGCACTTGATCATCTCCGAGAGCATGCCCAGCAACACACGAGGCAAGTTCATCCTGGGTGCTTTCGGGTTTCAAGCCGTCGGTGCCCTCGTGGGGGCAGGCATCGGTTACCTGATCCTCGACCAATTTCCCAGCATCGGCGATTGGCGGTGGATGTATGCGACGGCAATCATTCCGGCAGTATTCATTACGATTGCCCGCCTGACGATCACCGAGAGTGGCCATTGGCTTTGCGCGCAAGGGAAGTACCAAACTGCGGAACGTGAAACGCTGCGTCTACTGACTCGGAAGCCACGTTACCCCAAGCAAGTTATTCTCGATCAGTCCGCCGTTTCGACCACAGATGGCGATGAGAATAGCGGCGGCTATGCCGAACTGTTTAGTGGAAAGAACTTGCGGGCCACGATCTTGACGAGTGTTCCCTGGTTTCTGCAAGACCTAGGAACGTACGGCCTAGGAATCTTTACTCCGACAATCATCGCATCGGCAATCGGCCATAAGAAAGAACACGCGACGTCAGTGGCCGATCTGATTCAAAACGACATGATCGCCGCTAAGGGAATGGCGCTGATCGATCTGCTGTTGATCGTCGGCATCGTGTTTGCCGCGCTGCTTGCCGATCGCGTTGGCCGAATCAAACTGCAAGTCGCCGGTTTTGTCGGCTGTGCATTAGGGCTGCTTCTTGCCTCGTTTTCGGTCGACTACATCGGCAACGAAAAACTGTATTTTATCTTCGCCGGCTTCATGGTCTTTAGCTTTATGACCAATCTCGGCCCGAACGCACAAACCTACCTCATCGCAGGCGAAGTCTTTCCCACCAACATCCGCGGTAAAGGAGCCGGCTTTGCGGCCTCGTTCGCCAAGATCGGCGCCGTGATCACGGCATTCCTGTTTCCGATCTTACTCGCAGATATTGGCATCCGCTATCTGCTGTACATCTTGATCGCCACATCCTTATGCGGCGCGGTGGTTACCTGGATGAACCGCATCGAAACCGCTGGCTTGAGTTTGGAAGAGCTTGAAACCACCTAA
- a CDS encoding Lpg1974 family pore-forming outer membrane protein, with translation MPNLKQNLPACVFDGGKLRAFGRLLWAIGVVLAPLASLSLAEVNEAIIAEDAWLDCPAEPTTTLTPFAELLTLKLTEGSAENWAQEITPIGMGSSAGTARLVDAPFGWNAGVRAGVERAGCDDQTSVRLYYTYFGTQATNHAAGEVYSAFLGNFFADNPDGSGFGPKYRSADVEWDVQFHTIDLEFQRTFMISPALTLRPFVGVKSAIIRQDIDSRWYSPIDSGSHVYLFGAATENLKQDFWGIGPSIGVDALIPLSVSPTHSLQAYFTPTAALMYGNWNFSEVYQTDGLTSTTILTPSNIAINSDPIHGAATMLRFALGLSWEQPGSRVTTRVRLGYEAQVWLNQIQFYSYNMGRLNNLMSLQGGVLEIGFSF, from the coding sequence ATGCCTAACCTGAAGCAAAATTTGCCTGCCTGCGTGTTTGATGGTGGGAAGCTGCGTGCATTCGGCAGGCTCTTGTGGGCGATTGGCGTTGTCTTAGCACCGCTTGCATCCCTCAGTCTTGCGGAGGTGAACGAGGCGATCATTGCGGAAGATGCATGGTTGGATTGTCCGGCCGAGCCGACGACGACACTCACGCCGTTTGCTGAGCTGCTTACGCTGAAGTTAACCGAAGGCAGCGCCGAGAACTGGGCGCAAGAGATCACACCGATCGGCATGGGAAGCTCGGCTGGGACAGCCAGATTGGTGGACGCTCCGTTCGGTTGGAACGCGGGCGTACGAGCTGGGGTTGAACGAGCTGGGTGCGACGACCAAACCAGCGTGAGGTTGTACTACACGTACTTCGGAACGCAAGCGACCAATCATGCCGCCGGCGAGGTCTATTCGGCGTTCCTGGGGAACTTCTTCGCTGATAACCCGGACGGATCCGGTTTCGGTCCAAAGTACCGCAGTGCCGATGTCGAGTGGGATGTACAGTTCCACACGATCGATCTCGAGTTCCAGCGCACTTTCATGATTAGCCCCGCGCTCACGCTTCGTCCCTTTGTCGGGGTGAAGTCTGCGATCATTCGGCAAGATATCGACTCGCGATGGTATAGCCCGATCGACTCTGGCTCGCACGTTTATTTGTTTGGTGCGGCGACGGAGAACTTGAAACAAGATTTCTGGGGCATAGGTCCGTCCATTGGCGTCGACGCGTTAATACCTCTTTCCGTCTCGCCAACCCATTCGCTGCAGGCTTACTTTACGCCGACGGCAGCGTTGATGTATGGAAATTGGAATTTCAGCGAGGTTTACCAGACCGACGGTTTGACCTCGACCACGATTCTGACTCCCTCGAATATCGCAATCAATTCTGACCCCATTCATGGCGCGGCAACGATGCTGCGATTTGCCTTGGGGCTTTCGTGGGAGCAGCCAGGCAGCCGAGTGACGACGCGCGTTCGCTTGGGTTACGAAGCGCAGGTGTGGCTCAATCAGATTCAGTTTTATTCCTACAACATGGGACGCTTGAACAACTTGATGTCGCTGCAGGGTGGCGTGCTCGAAATTGGTTTCAGCTTTTAG